A stretch of the Chitinophaga sp. Cy-1792 genome encodes the following:
- a CDS encoding alpha-galactosidase, whose translation MKKIITLTTATLLLLQGMNVSAQKPAATVSKDWLIDNSAYKADIRVNGNEITLSNGLLSRSFRTTPNLICTDYRNLVSGEQLLRAIKPEAALIIDGKTYNIGGAYGQPQQAYLLPEWLGELKAGNNDFTYQRYEITPLQPTLPANGHTKYKSGKSVIFSYAAPKSAGIEGLIVKVHYDLFDGIPVICKWLEVTNGTGHTIKLDQVINEMLATPEEESAVVGKTRDMAVPHGIYIESNFAFNNAMKANLSDQTTHWKADSTYTSQVNYDYLTPCVLEVYPNVPVGIKMATGEHFESVKTYELLRDSYDRERNGLAQRAMYRAIAPWTTRNPIFMHLVSSDPEKVKAIIDQCAATGYEGVILSFGSGLNMEDTSAANISKYKSLADYAKSKKVMLGGYSLFSSRKISDEDDVIDSATGKPGHAFFVNAPCLGSNWGLAYLAKIKRFFDATGFEIFENDGPYPGDRCASTKHPGHTGLEDSQWKQMLLQKDLYHWMFARNIYVNAPDWYFLDGTNKIALGYREVNFSLPRAEQKILNRQNIFDGTWEKTGPMSWGFVPLTQYQGGGAAATLEPLNDHRDSYEQLMMQYYGAGVQACYRGPRLYDTDSTKQLVQKVISWYKKYREILNADMIHLRRADGRDWDGIMHVAPALKQKALVMLYNPTNVAMTREIALPLYYTGLTSTAAIREKEGPAKTYSLDRSYNAHIKVTIPPAGYTWLVVE comes from the coding sequence ATGAAAAAGATTATTACACTTACCACCGCCACGCTGCTACTCCTGCAAGGAATGAATGTTTCCGCGCAAAAGCCAGCAGCAACGGTTTCCAAAGACTGGTTGATAGACAACAGCGCTTATAAGGCGGATATCCGTGTCAATGGCAATGAAATTACCCTGAGCAATGGCCTGTTAAGTCGTAGCTTCCGTACTACGCCAAACCTCATCTGCACCGATTACAGGAACCTTGTCAGCGGTGAACAGCTGCTGCGCGCAATCAAACCGGAAGCGGCGCTGATCATCGACGGTAAAACCTATAACATAGGCGGCGCTTATGGTCAGCCGCAACAGGCATACCTGCTGCCGGAATGGCTGGGAGAGCTGAAAGCAGGTAACAACGACTTTACTTATCAACGTTATGAAATTACACCGTTGCAACCTACGTTACCTGCAAACGGGCATACGAAATATAAAAGTGGTAAATCGGTTATCTTCTCCTATGCTGCCCCGAAATCGGCTGGCATAGAAGGTTTGATCGTAAAAGTGCATTACGATTTATTCGATGGTATTCCTGTTATCTGCAAATGGCTGGAGGTAACTAACGGTACCGGACATACGATAAAGCTAGACCAGGTAATCAATGAAATGCTTGCTACACCGGAAGAAGAATCCGCCGTAGTAGGGAAAACCAGGGATATGGCCGTTCCGCACGGGATTTATATAGAAAGTAATTTTGCCTTCAACAACGCCATGAAAGCGAATCTCAGCGACCAGACCACCCACTGGAAAGCTGATTCCACCTATACTTCACAGGTGAATTATGATTACCTCACCCCCTGCGTACTCGAAGTGTATCCGAATGTACCGGTAGGTATCAAAATGGCTACAGGTGAACATTTCGAATCCGTAAAAACATATGAGCTGCTGAGGGACAGCTATGACCGCGAACGCAACGGTCTCGCGCAAAGAGCCATGTACAGGGCTATTGCACCGTGGACAACCAGGAACCCGATTTTCATGCACCTGGTAAGTTCAGATCCGGAGAAAGTAAAAGCGATTATCGACCAATGTGCTGCTACAGGTTATGAGGGCGTGATCCTGAGCTTTGGCAGTGGCCTGAACATGGAAGATACCAGTGCCGCCAATATCTCCAAATATAAATCCCTGGCGGATTACGCGAAAAGCAAAAAAGTGATGCTGGGTGGTTATTCTTTATTCAGCAGCAGAAAAATCAGTGATGAAGATGATGTGATCGATTCTGCTACAGGTAAGCCCGGACATGCATTCTTCGTGAATGCACCTTGTCTGGGTAGCAACTGGGGCCTGGCTTATCTCGCAAAAATCAAGAGGTTCTTTGACGCCACAGGATTTGAAATCTTCGAAAATGACGGCCCTTATCCCGGCGATCGCTGCGCCAGCACAAAGCACCCGGGACATACAGGACTGGAAGATTCGCAGTGGAAGCAGATGCTATTGCAGAAAGATTTGTACCACTGGATGTTTGCCAGAAATATTTATGTAAATGCGCCGGACTGGTACTTTCTCGATGGTACCAACAAGATAGCATTAGGCTACCGCGAAGTGAATTTTTCGCTGCCAAGGGCGGAACAGAAAATCCTCAACAGACAGAATATTTTTGATGGCACCTGGGAGAAAACCGGTCCGATGAGCTGGGGCTTTGTACCGTTGACACAATACCAGGGCGGCGGTGCCGCTGCCACGCTGGAGCCGCTGAACGACCACCGCGACAGCTATGAGCAGCTTATGATGCAGTACTATGGCGCCGGGGTACAGGCCTGTTACCGTGGCCCGCGTTTATACGACACCGATAGTACGAAACAACTGGTGCAAAAGGTAATCAGCTGGTATAAAAAATACAGGGAGATCTTAAATGCGGATATGATTCACCTGCGCCGTGCCGATGGCCGCGACTGGGATGGTATCATGCATGTGGCCCCTGCATTGAAGCAGAAGGCACTGGTGATGCTGTACAATCCTACCAACGTTGCCATGACCCGGGAAATAGCGCTGCCATTGTATTATACAGGACTGACCAGCACCGCTGCCATCAGGGAAAAAGAAGGGCCGGCAAAAACGTATAGCCTTGACCGTTCTTACAATGCACACATAAAAGTTACCATTCCTCCGGCAGGTTATACCTGGCTGGTGGTAGAATAA
- a CDS encoding alpha-L-fucosidase gives MKKITFTMLTLLVLLLQLQVHAQKKLSNETDEQKEQRMAWWLNDRFGMFIHWGLYSMPARHEWVKSRERLTDSAYQQYFDNFNPDLYNPREWARMAKAAGMKYAVLTTKHHEGFCLFDSKFTDYKATNTPIRKDLVKEWVDAFRAEGLKVGFYYSLIDWHHPDYTIDNNHPQRPNNPADYDKLNKGRDMAKYRTYLHNQVKELLTNYGKIDILWLDFSFPGQHGKDHNDWGSEELLKMIRTLQPGIIVDDRLDLNNYDDGFDFVSPEQYKVAEWPMRNGKRVHWETCQTFSGSWGYYRDETSWKDNKQLLVLLIESVSKGGNLLLNVGPTSRGLFDARAQKALGGMGTWMNVNSRSIYGCTAAPAEFKKPDNALLTYNPTTKRLYVHLLDYPLQRFDLPGMKGKIKYAQFLHDGSEIKMRNTDNGDVALDLPVLKPDVEIPVIELILQ, from the coding sequence ATGAAAAAGATTACGTTTACTATGCTGACCTTGCTGGTATTGTTGCTACAGCTACAGGTGCATGCACAAAAAAAACTCTCCAATGAAACGGATGAACAGAAAGAACAGCGCATGGCCTGGTGGCTGAATGACCGCTTCGGTATGTTTATCCACTGGGGCCTGTATTCTATGCCTGCCCGTCACGAATGGGTGAAAAGCAGGGAAAGGCTGACTGATAGCGCCTACCAGCAATATTTTGATAACTTCAATCCGGACCTTTACAACCCGCGTGAGTGGGCGCGAATGGCCAAGGCCGCCGGTATGAAATATGCCGTGCTGACCACCAAGCACCACGAAGGATTCTGTCTGTTCGATTCTAAGTTTACCGATTATAAAGCCACCAATACCCCTATCAGAAAGGATTTGGTAAAAGAATGGGTTGATGCTTTCAGGGCCGAAGGACTGAAAGTAGGGTTTTATTATTCTTTGATCGACTGGCATCATCCTGACTATACCATCGATAATAATCATCCGCAGCGCCCGAACAATCCGGCAGATTATGATAAGCTGAACAAAGGCAGAGATATGGCCAAATACAGGACCTATCTCCATAACCAGGTGAAAGAACTGCTGACCAATTATGGAAAGATCGATATCCTGTGGCTGGACTTCAGTTTCCCTGGTCAGCATGGAAAAGATCACAATGACTGGGGTTCAGAAGAATTACTGAAGATGATTCGTACCCTGCAACCAGGTATAATTGTAGATGACCGGCTGGATTTAAATAACTATGATGATGGCTTTGATTTCGTTTCACCGGAGCAGTACAAGGTAGCCGAGTGGCCGATGAGAAATGGTAAACGGGTGCATTGGGAAACCTGTCAGACCTTCAGTGGTTCATGGGGATATTACAGGGATGAGACTTCCTGGAAAGATAACAAACAGTTGCTGGTGTTGCTGATCGAGTCAGTGAGTAAGGGAGGTAACCTGTTATTGAATGTAGGACCTACTTCCAGGGGGCTATTCGATGCCAGGGCACAGAAAGCCTTAGGTGGAATGGGTACGTGGATGAATGTTAACAGCCGTTCCATTTATGGTTGTACCGCTGCTCCGGCAGAATTTAAAAAGCCGGATAATGCACTGCTGACCTATAATCCTACTACAAAAAGGCTGTATGTGCATTTGCTGGATTATCCGTTGCAGCGTTTCGACCTGCCGGGTATGAAGGGTAAGATCAAATATGCACAGTTCCTGCATGATGGGTCAGAGATTAAAATGAGAAATACAGATAATGGAGATGTGGCACTTGACCTGCCGGTATTGAAGCCTGATGTGGAAATTCCGGTAATTGAACTGATTTTGCAATAA
- a CDS encoding alpha-L-fucosidase, whose amino-acid sequence MKKWLLLLTFMYVRVSAQDMPDMWTKDAAKNNENPNLAWFKDAKFGLFIHWGLYSKLGGKWKDSSYYGSGEWIQNRAKAPAAEYAKVAQTFNPTGFNADQWASIARESGIRYLVITAKHHEGFSMFDSKVTDFDIVDATPYKKDPMRALYAACKKQQIRFGFYYSQFLDWHEPNGGGNKWDFKESDKDYQQYYRAKSIPQLKELLTNYGPLDIVWFDMPGGLTPEQTKQLVDSLHRLQPNCLFSSRVGHNLGDYRDFGDSEVPPTPISGAWESIYTHNDSWGYIQHDLNFKSPKEIIHLLSNVASKGGNLMLNVGPDGNGNWPEYSIRYLQETGKWLKQYGESIYGSTYGLIPAQPWGVTTSKPGKLFLHIWETPANHLLTIPGINAQIKSIKVLGTNTTLAWTQRNNETIVTLPATLPDSRNTVLVLEYSGKQQDLSQLHTQTVSRQYPAITISPVWAVFNGDAATKLFTYSHYYGDWKHDNCAINMKQPQDALVFPLHVQEPGDYKVLLDYQCETGAATQPGLVTIGGQQLPFLTLPTGTYDSHQPMMFIQHAVGVIHIDAAGEYNLTVKPATANKKELFRLRNVILQPLN is encoded by the coding sequence ATGAAAAAATGGTTGTTGTTGCTAACGTTTATGTATGTACGTGTATCCGCACAGGATATGCCGGACATGTGGACGAAAGATGCTGCGAAAAATAATGAAAACCCCAACCTGGCCTGGTTTAAAGACGCCAAATTCGGCCTCTTTATTCACTGGGGCCTCTATTCTAAACTTGGTGGAAAATGGAAGGACTCCAGCTATTATGGCAGCGGCGAATGGATACAGAACCGTGCAAAAGCACCGGCAGCCGAATACGCCAAAGTAGCCCAGACATTCAACCCTACCGGATTCAATGCCGACCAGTGGGCCTCCATCGCCCGGGAGTCAGGTATCAGGTACCTCGTCATCACGGCCAAACACCATGAAGGCTTTAGCATGTTCGATTCTAAAGTCACCGACTTCGATATCGTAGACGCCACCCCCTATAAAAAAGACCCGATGCGCGCCCTATATGCTGCCTGTAAAAAGCAACAGATACGGTTCGGATTCTACTACTCCCAGTTCCTCGACTGGCACGAACCTAACGGCGGCGGCAACAAATGGGACTTTAAAGAAAGTGATAAAGACTACCAGCAATATTATCGCGCTAAATCAATACCACAGCTGAAAGAACTGCTCACCAATTACGGCCCCCTCGATATCGTTTGGTTTGATATGCCCGGCGGACTCACCCCCGAGCAAACCAAACAACTGGTTGATAGTTTGCACAGACTCCAGCCCAACTGCCTCTTCAGCAGCAGGGTAGGACATAACCTCGGCGATTACCGCGACTTCGGGGATTCTGAAGTGCCGCCTACACCGATCTCCGGTGCATGGGAATCTATCTATACCCATAACGACTCCTGGGGATATATTCAGCACGACCTTAACTTTAAATCACCCAAAGAAATTATTCACCTGCTCTCCAACGTCGCCTCCAAAGGCGGAAATCTCATGCTCAATGTAGGCCCCGACGGTAACGGCAACTGGCCTGAATACAGCATCCGCTACCTCCAGGAAACAGGAAAATGGCTGAAGCAATACGGGGAAAGTATCTACGGATCTACCTATGGTCTCATCCCGGCACAGCCATGGGGCGTTACCACCAGCAAACCCGGTAAACTCTTCCTGCACATCTGGGAAACGCCTGCCAATCATCTGCTTACCATTCCAGGTATAAATGCACAGATAAAAAGTATTAAGGTCTTAGGCACCAATACCACGCTGGCATGGACACAGCGAAACAATGAGACCATCGTAACACTGCCGGCAACATTGCCAGATAGCAGGAATACCGTACTGGTACTGGAATATAGCGGAAAACAACAGGACCTGTCACAACTGCATACCCAAACCGTGAGCCGCCAATACCCTGCCATTACCATTTCTCCCGTATGGGCAGTGTTTAACGGCGACGCCGCTACGAAACTCTTTACCTATTCCCATTATTACGGCGACTGGAAACATGATAACTGCGCCATCAATATGAAACAACCACAGGATGCACTGGTATTCCCGCTACATGTTCAGGAGCCCGGCGACTACAAGGTTTTACTCGATTACCAATGTGAAACCGGCGCTGCCACCCAGCCCGGACTGGTTACCATCGGTGGCCAGCAGCTGCCATTCCTGACACTGCCCACCGGTACCTACGATAGTCACCAGCCGATGATGTTTATACAACATGCCGTTGGTGTAATCCATATTGATGCTGCCGGTGAGTATAACCTCACCGTGAAACCAGCTACAGCGAACAAAAAAGAACTTTTCCGACTGCGTAATGTAATACTGCAGCCGCTCAATTAA
- a CDS encoding universal stress protein, with product MSDIMIAVDLSAFSEEVINKGVTLAQKMQTSVTLLSVVEVGLGIALPETVAELPARIRDTEEQLAEFKNQYPGADIKIVVATGNPKMVTLEVAHENNASMLVVGTHGRTGLDHMLIGSTAEYIIRHARIPVLVVPYNKEDH from the coding sequence ATGTCAGACATTATGATTGCGGTAGATCTCAGCGCTTTTTCCGAAGAGGTAATCAACAAAGGCGTAACACTCGCTCAAAAAATGCAAACAAGTGTTACACTCCTTTCCGTTGTAGAAGTAGGCCTCGGTATCGCATTACCGGAAACAGTAGCCGAACTGCCGGCAAGAATCCGCGACACAGAAGAACAACTGGCCGAATTTAAGAATCAATACCCCGGAGCTGACATTAAAATCGTAGTAGCTACAGGTAACCCTAAAATGGTTACCCTCGAAGTTGCCCACGAAAACAACGCCTCCATGCTGGTAGTTGGTACGCACGGCCGGACCGGCCTCGATCACATGCTAATCGGCAGCACCGCGGAATATATTATCCGCCATGCACGCATCCCGGTACTCGTTGTTCCCTATAACAAAGAAGATCATTAA
- a CDS encoding TetR/AcrR family transcriptional regulator, with the protein MKVKDDRKVELIFQATLKLVASKGLAGITMGDISREAGIATGTLYVYFTGKDELINALFAANRANSVQVAFRGYDPAAPYKPEFRGIWMNLLRYKLQHFEEVVFLEQCYHSPYITEETRLKARDLAAPFYELIERGQTELLIKPADPSLLLSFMMGAQNELVKQTHYSNDNLSKKKIDLTFDLCWDALKA; encoded by the coding sequence ATGAAAGTGAAGGATGACCGGAAAGTGGAGCTGATATTTCAGGCTACCCTCAAACTGGTAGCCAGTAAAGGTCTTGCAGGTATTACCATGGGAGATATCTCCCGGGAAGCCGGCATCGCTACAGGCACACTTTATGTGTATTTTACCGGCAAAGACGAGCTGATAAACGCGCTCTTCGCCGCCAACAGAGCAAACTCTGTACAAGTGGCCTTCAGGGGATACGACCCGGCCGCTCCCTATAAGCCCGAATTCAGGGGCATATGGATGAACCTACTCCGCTACAAGCTGCAACATTTCGAAGAAGTCGTATTTCTCGAACAATGCTATCATTCCCCGTACATCACGGAGGAAACAAGGCTAAAAGCCCGCGATCTGGCAGCTCCGTTTTACGAACTAATCGAAAGAGGACAAACTGAACTGCTCATTAAACCGGCAGACCCATCGCTGTTACTCAGCTTTATGATGGGCGCCCAGAATGAGCTGGTCAAACAAACACATTACAGCAATGATAATCTCAGCAAAAAGAAGATAGATCTCACCTTCGACCTATGCTGGGACGCCCTCAAAGCCTGA
- a CDS encoding phosphatidylglycerol lysyltransferase domain-containing protein, with amino-acid sequence MLAVLFILLAIYFFRSERHELKSLIPAIERADRGWVVIGVVLTAAYILLQALMYVYSFRSIGSSLNLVKSTELFLKRNLLSVFLPAGGISSLAYLPQSLRREHLHKQQIHQASGIYGFVGILSVFLVGIPVVMYAMMHTASMKDAVWGLITICGLLAAVVLLVRSMQHKGKAYQLLVKYFPNAAQSVDDIFTFQLRVPDFMKTVLASALIEVAGIAHLYISMLAVGVHPSLEAACVGYIVATIFLIISPFLRGLGAIELSLAYLLKNYGYTSLQALEITLLFRLFEFWLPLIAGMFAFALKGRDLVLRLLPPILIFLLGMVNIFSVLTPPLAYRMHMLRAYIPGTSIHASNLLVVFLGLVLLVTATFLFRGLRSAWVVALSVSLLSVVGHISKALDYEEASLALITSIILIITAKQYRVKSNPQLINIGVVTAIATFGIVLLFGSIGFYFLNVRHFGIDFTWLQSLRHAFHGFMLLDDDGLVPVTRFGREFMSAIRVLGVGAWAFLFYTIIRPYLHITKHSNTALEKARFYLSQYGNSPMDYFKVGNDKLLFVSEKFEGFIAYRVASSFAIVLEEPVCSEENKLSLLQEFEEQCKKMGLRPAFYRVDEESTYYFNHLKKKKMLIGQEAIMDLRNFTLSGKDKKSLRNGLNSLANKGYVTQMHEAPQSDKMLADLRAVSDEWLKQYEVKELTFSQGLFDEEVIRQQDVFTVSNAEGEVVAFLNIIPDYAPGECTYDLIRKRSDAPGGVMDALIIALIQDAQAKGLEFLNLGMVPMSGISQPQNTAERMVKYAYEKLRFFRHYQGLREFKDKYATEWTNKYLVYEHDFDLLQLPVALGKVMQP; translated from the coding sequence TTGTTAGCCGTATTATTCATACTGTTAGCCATATATTTTTTCCGTTCAGAACGTCATGAACTGAAGTCACTGATACCTGCCATCGAGCGGGCAGACAGAGGCTGGGTAGTTATTGGCGTGGTATTAACGGCAGCGTATATACTTTTACAGGCACTGATGTATGTATACAGTTTCCGTTCTATCGGCTCCAGCCTGAACCTGGTAAAGAGCACTGAATTATTCCTGAAAAGAAACCTGTTATCTGTTTTCCTCCCTGCCGGAGGTATCAGCTCCCTGGCCTATCTGCCGCAGAGCCTTCGCAGAGAACATCTTCATAAACAACAGATTCATCAGGCATCCGGTATATATGGATTTGTAGGTATCCTTTCTGTTTTCCTGGTAGGTATTCCGGTGGTAATGTATGCGATGATGCATACTGCCTCCATGAAAGATGCCGTATGGGGCCTGATTACCATCTGCGGATTACTGGCCGCTGTGGTATTGCTGGTGCGCTCCATGCAGCACAAAGGAAAAGCCTACCAGTTGCTGGTGAAATACTTCCCGAATGCAGCACAGTCTGTAGATGATATTTTCACTTTTCAGCTCCGTGTTCCAGACTTTATGAAAACAGTGCTGGCCTCTGCACTCATAGAAGTGGCCGGTATTGCACATCTTTATATCAGCATGCTGGCAGTGGGCGTACATCCTTCACTGGAGGCGGCTTGTGTGGGCTACATTGTAGCTACCATCTTCCTGATCATTTCTCCTTTTCTGCGCGGATTGGGTGCCATTGAATTATCACTGGCCTATCTGCTCAAAAACTATGGATATACCTCTCTCCAGGCATTGGAAATCACTTTGTTATTCCGCCTGTTCGAATTCTGGCTGCCATTGATTGCGGGCATGTTTGCCTTTGCGCTGAAAGGCCGCGACCTGGTGTTACGCCTGCTGCCACCCATTCTCATCTTTTTACTGGGAATGGTAAACATCTTCTCCGTACTTACACCACCGTTAGCTTATCGTATGCATATGCTAAGGGCTTACATTCCAGGCACTTCCATCCATGCATCTAACCTGCTGGTGGTTTTCCTCGGACTGGTGCTGCTGGTAACGGCCACCTTCCTTTTCCGCGGTTTACGCAGCGCCTGGGTGGTGGCATTGTCCGTATCGCTCCTGTCGGTTGTTGGCCATATCAGTAAGGCGCTGGATTATGAAGAGGCATCCCTGGCATTGATTACCAGTATAATTTTGATTATCACCGCAAAACAGTACCGCGTAAAAAGCAATCCGCAGCTGATCAATATCGGTGTGGTGACGGCCATAGCCACTTTTGGCATCGTGCTGCTGTTTGGCTCCATAGGCTTTTACTTCCTGAACGTCCGGCACTTTGGTATCGACTTCACCTGGCTGCAGTCGCTCCGCCATGCGTTTCACGGCTTCATGCTCCTCGACGACGACGGCCTGGTGCCTGTAACACGCTTCGGGCGTGAGTTTATGTCGGCCATCCGGGTACTGGGTGTAGGTGCATGGGCGTTTTTATTCTACACCATCATCCGCCCTTATCTTCATATAACCAAACATAGTAATACAGCACTGGAAAAAGCACGGTTCTACCTGAGCCAGTACGGTAATTCACCGATGGACTATTTCAAGGTAGGCAACGACAAGCTGTTATTTGTGTCTGAAAAATTTGAGGGCTTCATTGCTTACCGCGTGGCCAGCAGCTTCGCCATTGTACTGGAAGAACCAGTATGCAGCGAAGAAAATAAACTGTCCCTGCTACAGGAGTTTGAAGAACAGTGTAAGAAGATGGGCCTGCGTCCTGCGTTCTACAGGGTAGATGAAGAAAGTACCTACTACTTCAATCATCTGAAAAAGAAAAAAATGCTGATAGGCCAGGAAGCAATTATGGACTTACGCAACTTCACCCTGAGTGGTAAAGACAAAAAATCTTTACGTAACGGGTTGAATAGTCTGGCCAACAAAGGATATGTTACGCAGATGCATGAAGCGCCACAGTCTGACAAGATGCTGGCCGACCTCCGTGCTGTCAGCGACGAATGGCTGAAGCAATACGAAGTGAAGGAACTGACTTTCTCTCAGGGCTTATTTGATGAAGAAGTGATCAGACAGCAGGATGTTTTCACCGTTTCAAATGCAGAAGGCGAAGTGGTGGCATTTCTGAACATCATTCCTGACTATGCGCCTGGCGAATGCACCTACGACCTTATCCGTAAGCGTTCTGATGCGCCGGGTGGCGTAATGGACGCGCTGATTATCGCACTGATCCAGGATGCACAGGCAAAAGGACTGGAGTTTCTCAACCTGGGCATGGTACCGATGTCTGGTATCAGTCAGCCACAGAATACCGCAGAAAGAATGGTGAAATACGCGTATGAGAAACTGCGTTTCTTCCGCCACTACCAAGGATTAAGAGAGTTTAAAGATAAATATGCCACAGAATGGACCAACAAATACCTGGTGTATGAACACGACTTTGACCTGCTGCAATTACCGGTAGCGCTGGGTAAAGTAATGCAGCCATAG
- a CDS encoding T9SS type A sorting domain-containing protein, producing the protein MLVCCWQFIQAQSATWLHPGGRIGIFAGDTIAIFGNMTHEGSILSNPGSTVNFYGLRWNNSSSASILDESSDGMSGTGGWFQFIQPGRRNPNVVYQFVSGGYNVSQNAGPAFTNLRLINSPGLVLDDLNDLKITHELDLFKGMVFLNGWNLVIGHHNPGFIRNYSDSNFIVTGNHFGGGFLYRSELIAADGPVVFPIGTRPESFTPAVVAVQNNGGTFRAGVSDSVLAQLTQGRNLFSTSVNKTWQIDALNAATDANITLVHLLREEGPDYEANRNTSYVAFFNGSNWDTASTWAAPVSPSIFTSGPPDKDAAYNSRSFQLPAASHYFTSMVAQIVNSPNKTMLQFFDAYRSSRDNDSIMLRWATSREYYCAGFSIERKLLDGSNFDSIGFVHSKSPYGISYVAVGYDSLDIQATDLSLMYRLKVTMTDGSYFYSPIRIVKGRYNDGEINLYPNPVRAGTTLHVYYGAPLHIKALALIDVPGHRLGYREFPAPVNTQNYYELVIPTNLSAGTYFLQFIGQDDQIITTEKVLIINKL; encoded by the coding sequence ATGCTGGTCTGCTGCTGGCAGTTCATTCAAGCACAATCCGCCACCTGGTTACATCCTGGCGGAAGGATCGGTATTTTTGCCGGCGATACGATTGCTATTTTCGGCAATATGACCCACGAAGGAAGTATACTTTCCAACCCGGGTTCCACCGTAAACTTTTACGGGCTGCGGTGGAACAACAGCAGCAGCGCCAGCATCCTCGATGAAAGCAGTGATGGTATGAGCGGTACCGGCGGCTGGTTTCAGTTTATTCAGCCAGGCCGCCGCAATCCCAATGTGGTATACCAGTTTGTCAGCGGTGGGTACAATGTATCGCAAAATGCCGGGCCAGCCTTCACCAATCTCCGCCTGATCAACTCCCCCGGCCTGGTACTCGATGACCTCAACGATCTGAAAATCACGCATGAACTGGACCTTTTCAAGGGAATGGTTTTCCTGAACGGCTGGAACCTGGTGATAGGCCATCACAATCCTGGTTTTATCCGCAATTATTCAGATAGCAACTTTATCGTTACAGGCAATCATTTTGGCGGTGGTTTTTTATATAGAAGTGAACTCATCGCCGCTGACGGACCCGTCGTATTCCCAATAGGTACCAGGCCGGAATCCTTTACACCAGCCGTAGTGGCGGTACAAAATAACGGAGGTACTTTTCGTGCAGGCGTTTCTGATAGCGTGCTCGCCCAACTGACGCAGGGGCGCAACCTCTTCTCTACCAGCGTCAACAAAACCTGGCAGATAGATGCCCTGAACGCGGCTACCGATGCAAACATTACGCTGGTGCACCTCCTCAGGGAAGAAGGGCCGGATTATGAAGCCAATCGTAATACCAGCTATGTTGCCTTTTTTAATGGCAGCAACTGGGATACCGCCAGCACATGGGCGGCGCCTGTTAGTCCCAGTATTTTTACTTCAGGCCCTCCCGACAAAGACGCAGCCTATAATAGTCGCAGCTTTCAGCTACCTGCAGCGAGCCATTACTTTACCAGTATGGTCGCTCAGATTGTCAATAGTCCTAATAAAACCATGCTGCAGTTTTTTGATGCCTATCGCAGCAGCAGAGATAATGACAGCATCATGCTACGCTGGGCTACCAGCAGGGAATATTACTGCGCCGGTTTCTCCATTGAAAGAAAATTGCTGGATGGCTCCAATTTTGATTCTATCGGCTTTGTGCATAGCAAGAGTCCTTACGGTATCAGCTATGTGGCAGTGGGCTATGATTCGCTGGACATACAGGCCACAGACCTTTCGCTGATGTACCGCCTCAAGGTTACCATGACGGATGGCAGTTATTTCTATAGTCCCATCCGTATCGTGAAAGGCAGGTACAACGACGGTGAGATCAACCTCTATCCAAATCCGGTCAGGGCAGGTACTACACTGCATGTTTACTATGGCGCACCATTGCATATCAAGGCGTTGGCTTTGATAGATGTGCCCGGCCACCGACTGGGTTACCGCGAATTCCCTGCACCGGTAAATACTCAGAATTATTATGAACTGGTGATTCCGACCAACCTTTCTGCCGGCACTTACTTCCTGCAATTCATCGGGCAGGATGACCAGATTATTACGACCGAAAAAGTGCTCATTATCAACAAATTATAG